The following proteins are co-located in the Dromiciops gliroides isolate mDroGli1 chromosome 2, mDroGli1.pri, whole genome shotgun sequence genome:
- the PARP16 gene encoding protein mono-ADP-ribosyltransferase PARP16: MQPFSLEAAREAAQRDVLAADLQCSFFASALQSYKRDSVLRPFPASYVSQDNKDFEALLEDASMLPNLKELLQSAGDKDKRAWNLVSWILSSKILTLHSIGKTEYVKIQQLMGISGTSVPAPDFLFEIVYSGRVDAKFYETKGERDLIYAFHGSRLENFHSILHNGLHCHLNKTSLFGEGTYLTSDLSLALLYSPHGMGWQHSLLGPILSCVALCEIIDHPDVKCQTKKKDSEEIDRKRARAKHSEGGDVPPKYFVVTNNQLLRVKYLLVYSQKQHKRISSQPSWISTHRFTLMMLLYLLLLIIIGVSNSPSFLHYWNRALESKR, from the exons ATGCAGCCCTTCAGCCTGGAGGCGGCGAGGGAAGCAGCCCAGAGGGATGTGCTGGCAGCAGATCTCCAGTGCAGCTTCTTTGCCTCTGCCTTGCAGAGCTACAAGCGGGACTCTGTGTTGAGGCCATTCCCAGCCTCCTATGTTAGCCAGGACAACAAGGACTTTGAGGCCCTG CTTGAAGATGCCAGCATGCTACCAAACTTGAAGGAACTTCTTCAGTCTGCAGGTGACAAAGATAAAAGGGCATGGAATCTGGTGAGCTGGATTTTATCATCAAAGATTCTTACACTACACAGCATAGGAAAAACAGAG TATGTGAAGATACAACAGCTGATGGGAATTTCAGGCACTAGTGTCCCTGCACCTGACTTTCTGTTTGAAATAGTGTATTCTGGTCGAGTGGATGCCAAATTTTATGAGACCAAAGGTGAAAGGGATCTTATCTATGCATTCCATGGGAGCCGCCTGGAAAACTTCCATTCTATCCTGCATAATGGTTTACACTGCCACTTAAACAAG ACATCCTTGTTTGGTGAAGGGACCTACCTTACCAGTGACTTAAGCCTGGCTCTTCTTTACAGTCCTCACGGTATGGGGTGGCAGCACAGCCTCTTGGGTCCTATCCTAAGTTGTGTGGCATTGTGTGAGATCATCGACCATCCAGATGTCAAATGCCAAACCAAGAAGAAGG atTCGGAAGAAATAGATCGAAAAAGAGCGAGAGCCAAACATAGTGAAGGGGGAGATGTCCCACCTAAATACTTCGTTGTTACCAACAACCAACTTTTACGAGTAAAATATTTGTTAGTTTATTCTCAGAAACAACATAAGAG gaTCTCAAGCCAGCCCTCCTGGATTTCTACCCATCGCTTCACTCTCATGATGCTCCTGTATCTGCTATTGCTGATCATTATAGGTGTCAGCAATTCTCCCTCTTTCTTGCACTACTGGAATCGAGCATTGGAGTCAAAAAGATAA